The Mycobacterium paragordonae genome includes a region encoding these proteins:
- a CDS encoding GntR family transcriptional regulator, whose translation MTSADPRLDLDAADLRISRGSVPATTQLAEALKAQIVAQRLPEGGRLPSEKELIDRTGLSRVTVRAAVGMLENQGWLIRRQGLGTFVAEPVKQELSRGVRTITEVLSDSGITPQVDVLSQEIIAAPQRISDILGAPEVLCVVRLFRTNEQPLAVVTAYLPTRLGPAVEPLLKGMPATETTYTMWERLGVHIGRAGYEIHAAGASDEIATALDLPAGAPVLVVDRITYTEDDKPLEVVVFHHRPERYRFSVTLPRNLDGPGAGIIESGY comes from the coding sequence ATGACATCTGCCGATCCGCGGTTAGACCTCGACGCCGCCGACCTCCGGATCTCGCGAGGCAGCGTGCCGGCGACCACCCAACTCGCGGAGGCCCTGAAAGCACAGATCGTGGCGCAACGGCTACCCGAGGGCGGCCGGTTACCCAGCGAAAAGGAATTGATCGATCGAACCGGATTGAGCCGGGTGACCGTGCGCGCGGCGGTCGGGATGCTCGAGAACCAGGGGTGGCTGATTCGGCGCCAGGGACTGGGCACCTTCGTCGCCGAACCCGTCAAGCAAGAACTCTCCCGCGGCGTCCGCACCATCACCGAGGTGCTCTCCGACTCGGGTATCACCCCGCAGGTGGATGTGCTCTCTCAGGAGATTATCGCCGCGCCGCAACGGATTTCCGACATCCTCGGTGCACCGGAAGTGCTGTGCGTGGTTCGGCTCTTCCGCACCAACGAGCAACCGCTGGCCGTCGTCACCGCATACCTCCCCACGCGCCTGGGGCCGGCCGTCGAGCCGTTACTGAAAGGCATGCCGGCAACCGAGACCACGTACACGATGTGGGAGCGGTTGGGCGTGCACATCGGTCGTGCCGGCTACGAGATTCATGCGGCGGGGGCTTCGGATGAGATCGCCACTGCGCTGGACCTCCCGGCCGGCGCACCCGTCCTCGTAGTCGACCGGATCACCTACACCGAAGACGACAAACCTCTCGAAGTCGTGGTCTTCCACCATCGCCCAGAGCGGTACCGGTTCTCCGTCACATTGCCGCGAAATCTCGACGGCCCAGGTGCCGGCATCATCGAAAGTGGGTACTGA
- a CDS encoding TIGR03619 family F420-dependent LLM class oxidoreductase — translation MTSGTRFGLILALTVNGLAVSAYPDMVAVSHKAERYDFDSVWLCDHFLTISPDDYVKDAGISGESSGAESSAPPTSLPLLECWTALSALARDTTRLRLGTSVLCNSYRHPSVLAKMAATLDVISEGRLDLGLGAGWFQREFDAYGIPFPPVRERVSALAESLEVMKAVWTQPNPSYAGQFYTLNGAICDPPPVQRPHPPLWIGGEGDRVQRIAARSAHGLNVRWWSAQQVSERRDFLNRACESAGRDPATLRMSVTVLLAPTGSAEQETRIRSEFASIPDSGLITGSPERCIERIMEYQRCGIDQFLVTIPHVVESEYLDIVGSEIIPRIPAA, via the coding sequence ATGACTTCCGGCACTCGATTCGGCCTCATCCTGGCGCTGACCGTCAACGGCCTGGCAGTGAGCGCCTATCCCGACATGGTCGCCGTCTCGCATAAGGCAGAGCGTTACGACTTCGATTCGGTATGGCTGTGCGACCACTTCCTCACGATCAGTCCCGACGACTACGTCAAAGACGCCGGCATCAGCGGTGAATCGAGCGGCGCGGAGTCCAGCGCACCTCCCACCTCACTTCCGTTGCTGGAGTGCTGGACCGCACTCAGCGCGCTGGCGCGGGACACCACCCGGCTGCGCCTGGGCACCAGCGTGCTGTGCAACTCCTACCGCCACCCGTCGGTGCTGGCGAAGATGGCCGCGACGCTCGACGTCATCTCCGAAGGTCGCCTCGATCTCGGGCTGGGCGCCGGTTGGTTCCAGCGTGAGTTCGACGCTTACGGGATCCCGTTTCCGCCTGTGCGCGAACGAGTCTCGGCACTGGCCGAGTCGCTCGAGGTGATGAAGGCGGTGTGGACGCAGCCCAATCCCAGCTACGCGGGCCAGTTCTACACCTTGAACGGCGCCATCTGCGATCCACCTCCGGTCCAGCGGCCCCATCCGCCGTTGTGGATCGGCGGGGAGGGCGATCGCGTGCAACGGATCGCCGCCCGGTCGGCCCATGGTCTCAACGTGCGGTGGTGGTCGGCTCAACAGGTGAGCGAGCGTCGCGACTTTCTGAACCGGGCCTGCGAGTCGGCGGGCCGGGACCCGGCAACGCTGCGCATGTCGGTCACGGTGCTGCTGGCGCCCACCGGCTCCGCCGAACAGGAGACACGCATCCGCTCCGAGTTCGCGTCCATCCCCGATTCGGGGCTGATCACTGGATCGCCCGAGCGCTGCATCGAGCGCATCATGGAGTACCAACGCTGCGGCATCGACCAGTTTCTCGTCACGATTCCGCACGTCGTGGAGTCCGAGTATCTCGACATCGTCGGCAGCGAAATCATTCCGCGGATTCCCGCCGCGTGA
- a CDS encoding NAD-dependent epimerase/dehydratase family protein codes for MTETVLVTGAFGLVGTQTVRQLAARGHRVVAADLGTAAHRRAARSLPEGVEARWADLTDPDAVAGLVIGAEPTVIIHLAAVIPPVIYGQPELARLVNVDATVSLLRAAESCRRPPRFIQASSNAVHGARNPHRHQGLLTAQTPLTPSDLYGAHKAEAEHHVRLSGLDWVILRLGGVMSVEPGAMPFTVDALFFESALPVDGRMHSVDVRDVANAFATATTSDQVVGEILLVAGDESHMLRQGEVGAALAATRGLDNVLPVGRPGDPDSDEDWFVTDWMDTTRAQQLLSFQRHPWPDMLAEMRAATGWRRYPMKLVAPVVRRLLAGRAAYRDAPGCHADPWGAIRAKLGEPRPDRVLTGRLG; via the coding sequence ATGACCGAAACAGTGCTTGTCACCGGGGCTTTCGGACTGGTTGGAACGCAGACGGTGCGGCAGCTGGCCGCTCGCGGCCACCGGGTGGTCGCCGCGGATCTGGGCACCGCGGCACACCGCCGCGCCGCCAGATCGCTGCCCGAGGGCGTCGAGGCGCGCTGGGCGGACCTCACGGACCCCGACGCGGTGGCCGGTCTGGTCATCGGGGCCGAGCCGACGGTCATCATTCATCTGGCCGCGGTCATCCCGCCGGTGATCTACGGGCAGCCGGAACTGGCGCGGCTGGTCAACGTCGACGCCACGGTGTCGCTGCTGCGGGCCGCCGAGTCCTGCCGGCGGCCGCCCCGTTTCATTCAGGCCTCGAGCAACGCCGTGCACGGGGCCCGCAACCCGCACCGCCACCAGGGTCTGCTGACGGCGCAGACGCCGCTCACCCCCTCCGATCTGTACGGCGCACACAAGGCCGAGGCCGAACACCATGTGCGGCTCTCGGGGCTGGACTGGGTGATTCTGCGCCTCGGTGGGGTGATGAGCGTCGAACCCGGCGCGATGCCCTTCACCGTCGACGCGCTGTTCTTCGAGAGCGCCCTGCCCGTCGACGGGCGGATGCACAGCGTGGACGTGCGCGACGTGGCGAACGCGTTCGCCACCGCGACGACCAGCGATCAGGTGGTCGGCGAGATCCTGCTCGTCGCCGGGGATGAGTCGCACATGCTGCGGCAGGGCGAGGTCGGCGCCGCACTGGCGGCCACCCGCGGCCTCGACAACGTCCTGCCCGTCGGCCGGCCCGGTGACCCGGACAGCGACGAGGATTGGTTCGTCACCGACTGGATGGACACCACTCGCGCGCAACAGCTGCTGTCGTTCCAGCGTCATCCGTGGCCGGACATGCTCGCTGAAATGCGCGCGGCGACCGGCTGGCGGCGATACCCGATGAAATTGGTGGCGCCCGTCGTGCGGCGGCTACTCGCCGGCCGGGCGGCCTACCGCGATGCGCCCGGGTGCCACGCCGACCCGTGGGGCGCCATCCGCGCCAAGCTCGGTGAGCCGCGGCCTGACCGGGTGCTGACCGGCCGTTTGGGCTAG
- a CDS encoding lysophospholipid acyltransferase family protein, translated as MNATNSDEREIAKWDPAFTKQVIDTVAPAVRLWHRAEVRHLDNLPAAGGALVVSNHSGGMFTPDVFIFSPAYYDAFDYDRPVYTLGHYGLFMGPMDGWLRRLGVIEASRENAAAALHSGAVVLVFPGGDYDSYRPTLGANTVDFNGRTGYVRTAIEAGVPIVPTVSIGAQETQLFLTRGNWLARKLGLTKARMDILPVSFGFPFGLSVLFPPNVPLPAKVVTEVLEPIDVVARFGDDPDVAEVDEYVRSVMQAALDRLAGQRRLPILG; from the coding sequence ATGAACGCCACCAATAGCGACGAGCGCGAGATCGCCAAGTGGGATCCCGCCTTCACCAAACAGGTCATCGACACGGTCGCGCCCGCGGTCAGGCTCTGGCACCGCGCCGAAGTGCGACACCTCGACAACCTGCCGGCGGCCGGGGGCGCGCTGGTGGTGTCCAACCATTCCGGGGGCATGTTCACCCCGGATGTGTTCATCTTCTCGCCGGCGTACTACGACGCCTTCGACTACGACCGGCCGGTCTACACCCTGGGTCACTACGGCCTGTTCATGGGCCCGATGGACGGCTGGCTGCGCCGACTGGGGGTGATCGAGGCGAGCCGGGAGAACGCCGCGGCGGCGCTGCATTCCGGCGCGGTAGTGCTGGTCTTTCCCGGCGGTGACTACGACTCCTACCGGCCCACGCTGGGTGCCAACACCGTCGACTTCAACGGCCGCACCGGCTATGTCAGAACGGCGATCGAAGCCGGAGTGCCGATTGTGCCGACGGTGTCAATCGGCGCCCAGGAGACCCAGTTGTTCCTCACCCGAGGCAACTGGCTGGCCCGCAAGTTGGGTCTGACCAAGGCCCGGATGGACATTCTTCCGGTGAGCTTCGGGTTCCCGTTCGGACTGAGCGTGCTGTTTCCGCCGAACGTGCCACTGCCGGCGAAGGTGGTCACCGAGGTGCTGGAGCCGATCGACGTGGTGGCCCGGTTCGGCGACGATCCCGACGTCGCCGAGGTCGACGAGTACGTGCGCTCGGTCATGCAGGCCGCGCTGGACCGGCTGGCCGGGCAGCGCCGACTGCCGATTCTGGGATAG
- a CDS encoding WS/DGAT/MGAT family O-acyltransferase, producing MKRLNGMDAMLLYSETPNLHTHTLKVFVIDATTAPADGDFGFEAFRQHLLNRLRLLEPLRYRLIEVPWRLDHPVWQENCEVDLDYHLRRVRVPAPGGRRELDEVIGEIASTPLDRSRPLWEFHFAEGLAGGRCAVIGKVHHALADGIASANLLARLLDLTEVTSVEPETDCPAATSARLMLTAVRSQLRRLLALPGLIRDAAVGFGRVRRRDRERGPQPDLATPFDAPPTFLNHVVSPERRFASATMPLGDVKATAADLGVTVNDLILSIAAGGLRRLLVKYEGGAERPIIASVPTATDKSDRVTGNEISGLSISLPVHIADPVERVRLVALATRIAKEDHEVLGPRLYGRFMEYLPAPLAPALFSWLGRREEPNRIMNVAVSSVIGPRTRGFVGGAAVTEIYSTGVLSPGAPVNITVWSYADRLGIAVLTDDQTFDDPHDATDALSVAFDELRSAAAPYASLSA from the coding sequence ATGAAGAGACTCAACGGTATGGACGCGATGCTGCTCTACAGCGAGACGCCCAACCTGCACACCCACACCTTGAAGGTGTTCGTCATCGACGCGACGACAGCTCCCGCCGACGGCGACTTCGGTTTCGAGGCTTTCCGGCAGCACCTGCTCAACCGGTTGCGCCTGCTGGAGCCGTTGCGCTACCGGCTCATTGAGGTTCCGTGGCGGCTGGACCACCCGGTCTGGCAGGAGAACTGCGAAGTCGACCTGGACTACCACCTGCGGCGGGTTCGGGTCCCGGCGCCGGGCGGACGCCGGGAGCTGGACGAGGTGATCGGCGAAATCGCCTCCACGCCTTTGGATCGCAGCCGACCGTTGTGGGAGTTTCACTTCGCCGAAGGGCTGGCCGGCGGCCGGTGCGCGGTCATCGGCAAGGTGCACCATGCGCTGGCCGACGGCATCGCATCGGCGAACCTGCTCGCCCGCCTGCTGGATCTCACCGAGGTGACTTCCGTCGAGCCCGAAACCGATTGCCCGGCAGCGACATCCGCCAGGCTGATGCTGACGGCGGTGCGCAGCCAGCTGCGACGGTTGCTGGCGTTGCCGGGACTCATCAGGGATGCGGCGGTCGGCTTCGGCCGGGTGCGCCGTCGCGACCGGGAGCGCGGCCCGCAACCCGATCTGGCCACGCCGTTCGACGCCCCGCCCACGTTTCTCAACCACGTGGTGTCACCTGAGCGCCGATTCGCCAGCGCCACAATGCCGTTGGGGGATGTCAAGGCCACCGCCGCCGACCTGGGGGTGACCGTCAACGATCTGATCCTGTCGATCGCCGCCGGTGGATTGCGGAGACTGTTGGTCAAATACGAAGGGGGCGCTGAGCGCCCGATCATCGCGTCGGTGCCGACGGCCACGGACAAGTCCGACCGGGTGACCGGCAACGAGATCAGCGGCCTGTCCATCTCGTTGCCGGTGCACATCGCCGATCCGGTCGAGCGGGTGCGTCTGGTGGCGCTGGCGACCCGGATCGCAAAGGAAGACCACGAAGTCCTCGGCCCCCGGCTGTACGGGCGCTTCATGGAGTACCTGCCCGCCCCGTTGGCCCCGGCCCTGTTCAGCTGGCTGGGCCGCCGCGAAGAACCGAATAGGATCATGAATGTGGCGGTTTCCAGCGTGATCGGGCCGCGCACCCGGGGCTTCGTGGGCGGCGCTGCGGTCACGGAGATCTATTCGACGGGAGTGCTCTCCCCTGGCGCTCCGGTCAACATCACCGTGTGGAGCTACGCGGACCGCCTGGGCATCGCGGTGCTGACCGACGACCAGACGTTCGACGATCCGCATGACGCGACCGACGCGCTGAGCGTGGCGTTCGATGAATTACGCAGCGCCGCAGCACCGTACGCCAGCTTGTCGGCCTGA
- the purQ gene encoding phosphoribosylformylglycinamidine synthase subunit PurQ, translated as MTARIGIITFPGTLDDVDAARAARMVGAEAVSLWHADADLKSVDAVVVPGGFSYGDYLRAGAIARFAPVMGEVVAAAGRGMPVLGICNGFQVLCEAGLLPGALTRNIGLHFVCRDVWLSVSSTSTAWTSRFESDADLLIPLKSGEGRYVAPKQVLEQLEGDGRVVFRYRENINGSLHDIAGISSANGRVVGLMPHPEHAIEALTGPSDDGLGLFYSALDAVLTA; from the coding sequence GTGACGGCACGGATCGGCATCATCACCTTTCCGGGCACCCTCGACGACGTCGATGCCGCGCGAGCGGCACGCATGGTGGGCGCCGAGGCGGTCAGCCTGTGGCACGCCGACGCCGACCTCAAAAGCGTCGACGCCGTGGTGGTCCCCGGCGGCTTCTCCTACGGTGACTACCTGCGCGCCGGCGCCATCGCCAGGTTCGCGCCGGTGATGGGGGAAGTGGTCGCCGCAGCGGGCCGCGGCATGCCGGTGCTGGGCATCTGCAACGGCTTTCAGGTGCTCTGCGAGGCGGGTCTGCTCCCGGGTGCCCTGACGCGCAATATCGGGCTGCACTTCGTCTGCCGCGACGTCTGGCTGAGCGTCTCGTCCACCTCGACCGCGTGGACATCGCGTTTCGAGTCCGACGCCGACCTGCTGATCCCCTTGAAGTCCGGCGAGGGCCGCTACGTCGCACCCAAGCAGGTGCTCGAACAACTCGAAGGCGACGGACGGGTGGTGTTCCGCTACCGCGAGAACATCAACGGCTCCCTGCACGACATCGCCGGCATCAGCTCGGCCAACGGACGCGTGGTGGGCTTGATGCCGCACCCCGAGCACGCCATCGAAGCCCTGACCGGTCCCTCCGACGACGGTCTGGGACTGTTCTACTCGGCGCTCGACGCCGTTCTCACTGCCTGA
- the purS gene encoding phosphoribosylformylglycinamidine synthase subunit PurS yields MARVVVHVMPKAEILDPQGQAIVGALGRLGHPGISDVRQGKRFELEVDDTVDDSQLAEIAESLLANTVIEDWTISRDPQ; encoded by the coding sequence GTGGCCCGGGTGGTCGTGCATGTGATGCCCAAAGCAGAGATTCTTGACCCGCAAGGTCAGGCGATTGTCGGTGCGCTGGGGCGGCTGGGGCATCCCGGAATCTCAGATGTCCGTCAGGGCAAGCGATTTGAGTTGGAAGTCGACGACACCGTGGATGACTCTCAGCTCGCCGAGATCGCGGAATCGCTGCTGGCGAACACGGTGATCGAGGACTGGACCATCAGCCGGGACCCGCAGTGA
- a CDS encoding LLM class flavin-dependent oxidoreductase has translation MKLDVLYSAAKHPWPQLRDKVLQAEAEGFGRAWVFDHISGAMLSGTRMLECFTLAGALAAATSTIGNGTLVVNAANRPAGVAVAAAASVQEISGGRFVFGLGAGAAPGTSWAREHDLLNIPLHDSIRERHRHLVHVLDLCDAQWDPDRAESWAGFPLPSPRPPLLLGVNSLRLAKIAGARCDAMNIALDHPRIAEFIAAARSARTASDLAGRSFEVNAWTALSDAALDPDGDAQRRITELGGDGLVLVA, from the coding sequence ATGAAACTCGACGTCCTTTACAGCGCCGCCAAACATCCCTGGCCGCAGCTTCGCGACAAGGTATTGCAGGCCGAAGCCGAAGGCTTTGGCAGAGCGTGGGTTTTCGACCACATCTCCGGAGCCATGTTGTCCGGGACCCGGATGCTGGAGTGCTTCACCCTTGCCGGTGCACTGGCGGCCGCGACCTCCACCATCGGTAACGGCACCCTCGTGGTGAACGCGGCCAACCGGCCGGCCGGAGTGGCGGTCGCGGCGGCCGCTTCGGTGCAGGAGATCAGCGGCGGGCGTTTCGTCTTCGGCCTCGGCGCCGGTGCCGCACCCGGCACCTCGTGGGCCCGGGAGCACGATCTGCTGAACATCCCGCTGCATGACTCGATACGCGAGCGCCACCGCCACCTGGTTCACGTCCTGGACCTCTGCGACGCTCAGTGGGACCCCGATCGGGCGGAGAGCTGGGCCGGATTCCCGCTCCCGTCCCCCCGCCCGCCGCTGTTGCTCGGGGTCAACAGCCTGCGGCTGGCCAAGATCGCCGGCGCACGATGTGACGCCATGAACATTGCGCTCGACCACCCCCGGATCGCGGAGTTCATCGCGGCGGCCCGCTCCGCCCGCACCGCCTCTGACCTGGCCGGTCGCAGCTTCGAGGTCAATGCGTGGACAGCGCTGAGTGACGCCGCCCTGGATCCGGACGGGGACGCGCAGCGCCGCATCACCGAGCTCGGTGGCGACGGCCTGGTTCTGGTCGCCTAG
- a CDS encoding ATPase codes for MSEMRQLHVYDCALMGAVQLRVFLATMMVAGSFAIALVAATPAQSEPETCPPVCDQIPGGAWIGQRSIPLHAVYKWPALAGIDTAVTGGATPQFKFEQVCNTMTFPQDSRNSAVAARATVAGQEGQWQLYAQILHWRGDTARGGALAASVFGTAVAALRGCQLGAPAQSPSVTDDEPTRMAAVISGPVIMHTYLVAHVASSTISELTLWAAGTPQVDWPVLSDAAVLDALIAPLCEAYIASCP; via the coding sequence ATGTCCGAAATGCGTCAGTTGCATGTCTACGATTGTGCCTTGATGGGAGCTGTTCAGCTGAGGGTGTTTCTGGCGACCATGATGGTCGCCGGCAGCTTCGCGATCGCCCTCGTCGCCGCTACCCCCGCACAATCCGAGCCGGAAACCTGCCCACCGGTGTGCGATCAGATCCCGGGCGGCGCGTGGATCGGCCAGCGGTCGATACCCCTGCACGCGGTCTACAAGTGGCCGGCCCTGGCCGGCATCGACACCGCCGTGACCGGCGGAGCGACCCCGCAATTCAAGTTTGAGCAGGTATGCAACACCATGACGTTCCCCCAGGACAGCCGCAACTCCGCGGTGGCGGCCCGGGCCACGGTGGCCGGGCAGGAGGGGCAGTGGCAGCTGTATGCCCAGATCCTGCACTGGCGTGGGGACACCGCACGCGGCGGCGCGCTCGCCGCGTCGGTATTCGGCACCGCCGTAGCCGCTCTGCGCGGATGTCAGCTGGGAGCGCCCGCACAATCGCCCTCGGTCACCGACGACGAACCAACCAGGATGGCCGCGGTGATCAGTGGGCCCGTCATCATGCACACCTATCTGGTCGCGCATGTGGCGAGCAGCACGATCAGCGAACTCACCCTGTGGGCAGCCGGGACCCCGCAGGTGGACTGGCCGGTGCTCAGCGACGCCGCCGTCCTGGACGCCCTGATCGCCCCGCTGTGCGAGGCCTACATCGCCTCCTGTCCCTAA
- a CDS encoding MBL fold metallo-hydrolase → MQLTHFGHSCLLAEFGQTKILFDPGTFAHGFEGITGLSAVLITHQHPDHVDVSRLPALLEGNPDAVLYADPQTTEQLGEPCRAVHVGDELAVGQLSIRAVGGRHAVIHPEIPVIENISFLVGDGEHRARLMHPGDALFVPEEPVDVLATPAAAPWMKISEAVDYLRAVAPQRAVPIHQGVVAPEARGIYYGRLTEMTSTDFQVLPEEDAVTF, encoded by the coding sequence ATGCAACTGACGCATTTCGGACATTCCTGTTTACTCGCCGAGTTCGGTCAGACCAAGATCCTTTTCGATCCCGGAACTTTCGCGCATGGCTTCGAAGGGATCACCGGCCTGTCGGCCGTTCTGATCACCCACCAACATCCCGACCACGTCGACGTCTCGCGGCTGCCCGCCCTGCTCGAGGGCAACCCGGACGCCGTGCTGTACGCCGACCCGCAGACCACCGAGCAGCTCGGTGAGCCGTGCCGGGCGGTGCATGTCGGCGACGAACTCGCGGTCGGGCAGCTCAGCATTCGGGCGGTCGGCGGACGGCATGCCGTCATCCACCCGGAAATACCGGTGATAGAGAACATTTCGTTTCTGGTCGGCGACGGCGAACACCGCGCCCGGTTGATGCATCCCGGTGACGCGTTGTTCGTTCCGGAGGAGCCGGTGGACGTCCTGGCCACTCCGGCCGCCGCCCCGTGGATGAAGATCTCGGAGGCCGTCGACTATCTGCGCGCCGTGGCGCCGCAGCGGGCGGTGCCCATCCACCAGGGTGTGGTCGCACCCGAGGCGCGGGGGATCTACTACGGCCGGCTGACCGAAATGACCAGCACCGATTTCCAGGTGTTGCCGGAGGAGGACGCGGTCACCTTCTGA
- a CDS encoding FAD-binding dehydrogenase, whose protein sequence is MDNPDDFTADAIIVGAGLAGLVAACELVDRGLRVLILDQENSANLGGQAYWSFGGLFFVDSPEQRRLGIHDSHELALQDWLGTAAFDRPEDYWPEQWAHAYVDFAAGEKRSWLRARGLKIFPVVGWAERGGYDAQGHGNSVPRFHITWGTGPALVEIFARQLRDRPNVRFAHRHQVDRLIVEGDAVTGVRGTVLEPSDEPRGVASSRKALSKFEFRASAVVVTSGGIGGNHDLVRKNWPRRMGRAPKQMLSGVPAHVDGRMIGIAQKAGARVINPDRMWHYTEGITNYDPIWPQHGIRIIPGPSSLWLDGAGNRLPVPLFPGFDTLSTLEYIAASGYDYTWFVLNAKIIEKEFALSGQEQNPDLTGQSLRRLVRARTRSGPPGPVQAFIDRGVDFVSAATLPELVEAMNGLPDVEPLDYETVEAAVTSRDREVANKFTKDGQITAIRAARGYLGDRLGRVVAPHRLVDPKAGPLIAVKLHILTRKTLGGIETDLDSRVLKSDGTPITGLYAAGEAAGFGGGGVHGYRALEGTFLGGCIFSGRAAGRGVADDIT, encoded by the coding sequence ATGGATAACCCGGACGACTTCACCGCTGACGCCATCATCGTCGGAGCTGGATTGGCCGGGCTGGTGGCGGCCTGCGAATTAGTGGACCGTGGCCTGCGGGTGCTCATCCTGGATCAGGAGAACAGTGCCAACCTCGGCGGTCAGGCCTACTGGTCGTTCGGTGGCCTGTTCTTCGTCGACAGCCCCGAGCAGCGCCGACTCGGAATCCACGACAGTCACGAACTCGCCCTGCAGGATTGGCTGGGGACGGCCGCGTTCGACCGCCCCGAGGACTACTGGCCGGAGCAGTGGGCGCACGCGTACGTCGATTTCGCGGCGGGGGAGAAGCGCAGTTGGCTGCGGGCGCGCGGGCTGAAGATCTTCCCGGTGGTCGGATGGGCCGAGCGCGGCGGTTACGACGCGCAGGGACACGGCAATTCGGTGCCGCGTTTCCATATCACCTGGGGGACCGGGCCTGCTCTGGTGGAGATCTTCGCGCGTCAGCTGCGGGATAGGCCCAACGTGCGGTTCGCGCATCGCCACCAGGTTGACCGGCTGATCGTGGAGGGCGACGCGGTGACCGGGGTGCGGGGCACCGTCCTGGAACCCTCCGATGAACCGCGCGGCGTAGCGTCGTCGCGAAAGGCTCTGAGCAAGTTCGAATTTCGGGCCTCTGCGGTAGTGGTCACGAGCGGCGGTATCGGCGGCAACCACGACCTGGTGCGAAAGAACTGGCCGCGCCGGATGGGACGGGCGCCCAAGCAGATGCTCAGCGGAGTGCCGGCCCACGTCGACGGCCGGATGATCGGCATCGCCCAGAAGGCCGGCGCGCGGGTGATCAACCCCGACCGGATGTGGCACTACACCGAGGGCATCACCAACTATGACCCGATCTGGCCGCAACACGGCATCCGGATCATTCCCGGCCCGTCGTCGCTGTGGCTGGATGGGGCGGGAAATCGATTGCCGGTGCCCCTGTTCCCCGGTTTCGACACGCTGAGCACCTTGGAGTACATCGCCGCGAGCGGATACGATTACACGTGGTTTGTGTTGAACGCCAAGATCATTGAGAAGGAATTCGCCCTGTCGGGTCAGGAGCAGAATCCGGACCTGACCGGGCAGAGTCTGCGCCGCCTGGTGCGGGCGCGGACCCGGTCCGGCCCGCCGGGGCCGGTGCAGGCGTTCATCGACCGCGGGGTGGACTTCGTCAGCGCCGCGACGCTGCCGGAACTGGTGGAGGCCATGAACGGGCTGCCCGATGTGGAGCCGCTGGACTACGAGACCGTCGAGGCCGCGGTCACCTCGCGCGATCGTGAGGTGGCCAACAAGTTCACCAAGGACGGTCAGATCACCGCGATCCGCGCCGCCCGAGGGTATCTCGGCGACCGGCTGGGCCGCGTGGTGGCGCCGCACCGGCTGGTCGACCCCAAGGCCGGACCGCTGATCGCCGTCAAGCTGCATATCCTGACTCGAAAGACGTTGGGCGGCATAGAAACCGACCTGGATTCCCGGGTGCTGAAGTCCGACGGCACCCCGATCACCGGGTTGTACGCGGCGGGCGAGGCTGCAGGTTTCGGCGGCGGCGGGGTGCATGGTTACCGCGCCTTGGAGGGGACCTTCCTGGGCGGCTGCATTTTCTCCGGCCGCGCCGCCGGCCGCGGTGTGGCCGACGACATCACCTGA
- a CDS encoding DUF2334 domain-containing protein has translation MSGKLIVSVSGIGEQTLTDVADFCAQMDARSVPVSLLAAPRLGSDYRLDRDPRTVAWLTERRAQGDALVLHGYNEAATKKRRGEFATLHAHEANLRIKAADRVLEHLGLRTRLFAAPGWLVSPGVIKALPNNGFRFVADAYGMTDLVRDHTVRARVLGIGEGFLAEPWWCRMVVLSADRIARRGGVVRIAVAARHLRKPGPRQAMLDAVDLALLQECTPTVYSWQSGRAVLDAA, from the coding sequence ATGTCTGGAAAACTGATCGTCTCGGTTTCAGGGATCGGCGAGCAAACACTGACCGACGTCGCAGACTTCTGCGCGCAGATGGATGCCCGGTCGGTGCCTGTGTCGTTGCTCGCGGCACCGCGGCTGGGCAGTGACTATCGACTCGACCGCGACCCGCGCACTGTGGCGTGGTTGACCGAGCGGCGTGCCCAGGGTGACGCCCTGGTGCTGCACGGCTACAACGAGGCCGCCACCAAGAAGCGGCGTGGTGAGTTTGCGACGCTGCATGCACACGAGGCCAACCTGCGCATCAAGGCCGCCGACCGGGTGCTCGAGCATCTGGGCCTGCGCACCCGGCTGTTCGCGGCACCTGGCTGGCTCGTCTCCCCCGGAGTCATCAAGGCCTTGCCCAACAACGGTTTTCGCTTCGTCGCCGACGCGTACGGAATGACCGACCTGGTCCGCGATCACACGGTGCGGGCCCGCGTGCTGGGTATCGGCGAAGGATTCCTCGCCGAACCGTGGTGGTGCCGGATGGTGGTGCTGTCCGCCGACCGGATCGCACGGCGCGGCGGCGTGGTGCGGATCGCCGTGGCCGCCCGGCACCTGCGCAAGCCCGGCCCCCGGCAGGCCATGCTGGATGCCGTCGACCTGGCCCTGCTGCAGGAATGCACGCCCACCGTGTACAGCTGGCAGTCCGGCAGAGCGGTGCTGGACGCCGCTTAA